The DNA window actccaccacctccctgggcagccaattccaatgtctgatcactctctctgtaaaaaatttcttcctaatatccaacctaaacttcccctggcacagcttaagaccatgccctcttgtcctactgctggttgcctggaagaagagaccaaaacccacctggctacaacctcctttcaggtagttgtagagagtgatgaggtctcccctgaacctgctcttctccaggctgaacaagcccagttccctcagcctctcctcacaggacttgtgctggAGTCTCTTCatcagccttgttgctcttctctggacttgctccagcacctcaatatccttcctgaactgaggggcccagaactggacacagtactcaaggtgtggcctcaccgCTGCTGAGTACAGGTGAAGAATCatttccctggtcctgctggcctcACTActcctgatccaggccaggatgccattggtcttcttggccacctgggcacactgctggctcatgttcagcttcctgtcaatccaaactcccagatccctttctgcctggctgctctccagccactctgtgcccagcctgtaatgctgcatggggttgttgtggccaaagtgcaggacctggcacttggccttgttgaacctcatcccgttggaatcagaccatctctccagcttgtccagatccctctgcagagccctcctgccttccagctgatcaacactcccctccagctttgtgtcatctgcaaatttgctgatggtacactcaatcccctcatccagatcatcaataaagatattaaacagaactgggcccaacactgatccctgggggacaccactagtgaccggccaccaactggatgcagccccgttcaccaccactctccgGGCCCGGctctccagccagttcctaacccagcacagagtgcccctgtccaagccatgggctgccagctttttctggagtatgctgtgggagatggtgtcaaaggctttgctgaagtccagatagactCATCTCAGTTTGCTGAAACCAGAACACCACAAGATTAAAGACACCTTTTATATGCCTGCATATCAGGTTCAATTTCCTTCAAGGTTCTCTTTGCATATTTTGCTAATGCATCTTTAATCCACACCTGTCCAAAATAAAGTGTCACTATTCAGGTAGAACACTGACAGGCAATCTAGTTCCACAGTTGGATATTCAAGACTGGATCCTGACATAGGGTCAGCCACATACTTTATTACATCATTCTTAGCTTGAAATAGCAGAAAAGCCATCCTACACATTTGCAACATATCCAACTGATACGGGTGCTCAAAATCTGTTAATATTAATTACAGCTATAATTTTAAGAGATGTGAGCATGTAGAACACTGGCCTTTCTCTGCAGGTGGGTTTTACCCAGACTGTATTTTACCCAGATGCTGTGAAGAGAGCACAGCTCTTCTAGGATTTTTTAATCACATCACTGGGTCAGATGAGACATTTAAATGTTGAAAGTCATGAGGGAATTTTTCCCCACCTGTGATCAgcctttaaatttaaaagtaattatttctaTGAAACATGTAACTCATAAGTGCCTAATCGTCAGTTTCTAATGAAGAAATACTTCGTTACTTGTTTCACTGGATTTGATTGTCTGGAAACTGgatcttttgctttctttctgggTAGATAGTAGATGTGCTGTTTTCTATATATaactggaaaagctggaagagTGTTGCCAGTACCAAGTCTTTGGGACAgaggacacttttttttttttttcctttttggtcATGCCCCGGTGACTTTGAGGCATACAAAGGATTTCTTTTAACACTGCTGCTATTCTGTCCCCCACCACTGCTTCCTGCCCTCAAAGACCACAGCTCATACCTATCCTGCTAAAAGCTGACTTGTGGCATTAGCAGGCTCAGACATGAGTTTTTCCCAAGGAAGGATATAATAAATACTATGCAGGGTTGGGAGCGCTCTCTAAGCCAAGCTAGTGAGCAAATGTCTCAGCCTTTATATCCACTTGCCACTGACAAGCAAGCTCCTTAGTTAAAAGGCCAGTGTAATTCCTGTATACAGTCTGGATGTGAGAAAAAGTCTAATTTagtggaaagagaagaagaaatcagGACAACAAAATAATATACAGAGTATTTTGGAGgtaatatgtatttataaaccCATGATCACAACTATAGTTCACAGGGATATAAATGACTAAGAGAGATTTTGAGTAGCTCCCACTCCTCTAGGCAGTTTACATGCAGAACATGGTACACACAGGCTTTGCCTTGCTTTGCAGTGTTGCATGCATTATGCTGGCACTGAAACACTTCCGACAGCTAGAAAtggaggttttattttgtaaggAAATTTATAAACAGAAGGTGTTCCTTACAGAGTGCTTTCAACATTCACTTTAAAGGAATAGCTCTGTTGGCATCAGTCAGCAGAAACTTGTAGAATTGTCATTTCAGTGAAGGAACCAGAAGTGCTCTTATAGGACTTCCAAAAGTGAAGAAACCAGCTGTGCTTCCGAAGTATGTACAAGTAGACGCAGTAAGTAAGAACCAGTGATTTTTAACTATTGTTTTTAGAGGTGTAAGGAAACAAGTCCATAGAAGAATTAAGGTAATAAACTTACAAAGTTTCTCTGTtcagcaaaaagaagaaatattatattttaacagTGCAAAGTTGGTTCCTTTAATTCATTTGTTACTGGCACCTTTGCATTCTATTTCCcgttttttaaaaagttacttaGTAAAGTAAGTAGAAGGTAACATGTTTCCTTTTTACTGAGGCTGAAGGGAAACTGCGGTGTATTTCTGCAACCCGAAAGACAACATCAAAACTCAACAACATATTCTTGAGGCTTCTGGAAAGCAATATTCACAAATGTAAAGTctataattgaaaataaatgctctACCACTTATGCTTACAACAAGCAATTTTAGAAGCATAGATGTGTGTAGTGGAAGGAAGGATACTTGTCTTATGGAGGGAGAGTCTATGGTATAGTCATTTTTGCTTGCATAGTGTTCCTCAGACAGGCTGTAAAGCAATCAGGTCTTAGTTGTGCAGAGTTGAGCAGAGGCTATAAAAACTCACTTGTGAAGTAGTGGAAATCTACTGAGAGGGTGACCCACttcaatttccatttctgttgtGCTGAGAGTACTAGCTCTACCCTTTAGCACTATCTCAGATGAAGTATTACGAGCAGCGATAACATCAGGCCCAAGCAGCTGTGCAGACATATGTTGGGTTTGCAGAAAATCTAAGCCCAGTGTTCATTGTGAATGGCTCTGCAGTTTCCACAGTGTGATATGTCTTCAGAACATTGAAAAAGCAAGTACCAAACTTGGCAACAGAGTAAACTAATAGATATATCAACTGCAAATTCTTTTCTATAATTATAAGCAAAGTAGCAATTAATAGGGCCACACTAAAGCATTTATGTTGTGCCAAATATTATTACATTAAGGGTTGAGAACTCTTGAGGTTGAATGTTAAAAGTCAATTTTGACCCTGTTCAAAGTGAGGTACAGATGCTTTTCCTTGACTGCCTTGCATACATCAGACTAAAATGAGTCAAGGACTTCTTCAACTGATTGTTTCTTCACTTCAACTGTTTGCTATCCTGTACTATAATTAGCTACAGACCACAGTTCAGTCCTGTATTTAAAGGTTGATAACTTGGATCCAAGTGGCTCTCACTGAACTCCGAACTGTGTAAAGCCGGTCCAGGCCACAAGAACCAAGGGGCTGTTAAAATATGACCTATTACTGTAACAAATATTTAGCTAGAAACAAGTTAGTCTGCTGAGAATGGACAGTGTTTTAGATTTGTTCATGATGTGTGgtgtcttctgaaaaaaatctctcttctgTATATTGCTGTCTTTTTagaattccttttcttctctctatataatagaatttaaataattcaggaTACTCAGTATTTGTTCAGATCAGAAACACTTTATTTAACCTTCTGGTGCATTTACCTTGATCctcttctttcagaaagaaacttgTAAAGTCTAACAATTCAAGCTATATAACTAATCATTTTACCTCCATCACCTGTTCCTactgattttcctttctgtgctaATGCTAAACTTTGTCCTCTGGATACAAAGACCATGAGTCTTTGTGAATAATGATATGGACAAGTAGCACTATCTGTGTGGGGAGCATGTAGGAGTCCATAGGGAGACATGGCCACAGGAGAGCTCTGTTCTTAACATAACCTGCTTTTGAAGGATTAAGGtggaacaaaaagcaaattGCTAATGTTTTGCTCTGGGATGCTGatactttaaaaacacaaaagaaagtgTTCTCATTTGTGAGGGCAAAGGCAGTGGGGAAGTGTTTgcctttggtttgtttgttggcttttttttaattttttttttttattttcttcattaccACTATTTTAAACACAGCATGATATGTTTTCTTTAGTAGAgagactggaaaggaaaaaaaaaaaggtgcacTTGAATTTTGAAGACCTGGAAGAGATTTCTGGAGGCATTATATGCAGCAAAAATGCCATTTGCAGCAAATCTCTTTCCTGACTTCTGTGAAACTGAACTTTCTACCTGagactttcttcttcctctaatgcacttttttttcccctgtaacaGTGATGTCATATGCCTGGCACCAGTGCTCTGAGTCCTGAACCCCCTGCTCTTACAGGTCAAGCAATCCACAGCCAAGTCCACCCCGCTATTTTTTGCCCTCATACAGAAAAATGCCACATCTCTCAGCAGTCACTCAGGTTCACTCACTGGTCATCTCTACAGCTGATCTCTTTCCAACCTCTTCACTTCTTCATTCGCTGCTCACTCCCCACTGTGAGCTGACATACTATCAGTCAAATAATTCCTTGCACCATTAAGCACTTGTCAGTTTACATCTTCCTTATTCAGTAGCTACAGCAAATGAAAAGCTTAGTCTCTGGTTCTTCCTATACATAATACCCTCTTTTTGCAGCAAAAGGTTTTCATACCTTTCCCTTTCACCACTGACCAACATGACTGTATATCCCACATGCATTGATCTCTCTCCTCTGAATGATTATCCTTCTAAATTTGTTCAGGTAAGTTCCTAATTAATAGGGCTATACTATCAAGAGTTTAATTTGGGACATTATTTTATCACACTATGTACCCATGGAAAAGGGTGAGCAATaggttttcttattttcttagtCTCATAAAAAGGCACTGGGGCTTTAGGCATTCCCAGCACTAAGGCTGGAACACAGGAGAGATGGGATGCAACCCTGGTGTCAGATCACGTAACCTTTTGCAGGAGGCACGTTGCCCAGTACGCAGTGGTGTGCGTACAGCTTGTCCCCAGCGTTTCCCACATCCCCTGCACGCTGACCAAATGTGGTCATCTTTTGCCCAGGAATGTTTATATGTCCCCCCTTCTCTCATCCTCTTCTTGGCTGGCCTGAAGACATGTTTCAATCACAAGGGCTCCCTCATCATGCTCTCATACCAAGGAATGCTTTCAAGGGGGTGGaggtttatttttgaaagtggttttccttttcagtatctgccttttctgtctctATGCCAGGCTAGCGGTGAACATTTTGAGGAGTTCCCAGAGGGAACTTTTAGGAAATTAGTTATTCTATTTGTAGAATTCCTTAGCGTTTATAAAACTTCCATATGCAATCTTGTTGTCATGCCTCTGTCAGAATACTCCCACCGTGTAAagagattgtttttttttctctttctctcttcctcctccttccccaagGGTTTCCTGTTTTAGCCCTTGTGTATATATTTGCACCCTTGTGCCCTTTCCTCATCCTTACTTACTGCCTCCCACTTTATACAACTACTGAAATAATTGTTGGTGTTTTAACCATTTAAAGAACTGTTCTTAAATTCATTTGTCAATTGATCAGTAAGTCATCAGTCAGAGACTAGTGCTGGCAACAAGTACACTGGCAATGTATAAAGTAAATTTACTTTGTGTAAACTTATTGAGATTTTAGACTATGGATACCTTATGCTGGTGTTACTAAACCTCCCCATTGTCTAAGTAGAAGTTTGAGATAAAAATGTTGCATGTTTATATAACGCTTTCAGTTTGTCAACATTCTGGgatgcagcagcaaagcaaaatttatttccattgaAGGAGTTTGTACACATTATTCACAGGTGTGGAGTGTCACATCTCAGAATTATGGTATTGGGATTAAGTAGGCATTTTAGTTTCCGGTTTGGTTCTGGTGGGGTATTAGTAATAGGAGCCAAGAAAGTATTGGTCTTGGAGGCTAGCTTACACTACCAGCTGAAATCAGGCCAAATAACAGAGATTTCTGGTAACAGAAGAACCTGAAAGTCCATACAGCTCTCTGAGCAGCTGAGTgacagctgagctcagcttgACCTCAGACTTGCACCCTGCCTGTGTACAAAATAGCACCTGAACGGAGTACCATTAGCTGAAGGTACATTTTGTGGGAAAACAAAACGTACTGATTTacatttgcagtgaaaaaaagagaagttctAAACCATGGTGTTGTGCAATGAAAACAGACAGCTGGATTCCACTTTCAGTGCGGTAGTGCTTGGATATGAGATATGCTTCCTTTTCCCATAATTCACCTACTAGAACTGTaactgaaaattcctttttcttacaGCCAGgccaaacctttttttttttgttttttttttggggaggtCCATTTTAAGCATGATAAAACAATATCTGCTTAGGCTGCAATTGCTGTTGTAGAAGTAGCAGGCTGCAATATTTCAGACTCCTGAACAAAGCAGACTATTGAATCCCATGTATGGACtgaaaaagctggatttttaccttctctctttttttcccacttgagtttttggtttgtttgtttgtttgtttgttttgtctttttgtcttgttttttaaCTATATATCTTAATGTACCTATTGGTCATCAGAATTTATATCTCTCTACATACAGGATCTATGAAAGGATTCTGGGAGAGTCACTAATGTGTCTTTTGGCTCATAACACTAATTTAAAGAGCTTTACTGAACAAAAGAtctctaatattttatttcctccagCTTCTTTTTCTGGGATACAGTAATTTCAACATGTAGGTTACCAAATACTCCTTTGAAACTCGTCCAGCTCCTCTGTCTTTAGGAGACATGACGACTGCTTTCTTTAACATTAGGCAACGTACCTTTAGAGGTTCATCCTTCTGTTGCCTTCCTCAAAGGGATGTCCAGTCTGCCCTGCCTTTGCAATAGATTTGCTGTTGACTCTCTCTCTTTCAACCACAGCATCTAGTTTACAGCTCTTGTGTTGCCCAGTCCACATGCAAACTGCGTCAAAATGAAACAGAGCTTCTTGTAGCCAgaacaaggaagagaagagacCTGAATATCTTCTCTAGGGCTGTTGTTGTCCTGGTGTGGGCCCTAGGGAAGGGTATGTGAAGTCCTTTTTGGGCAgactaaaaggaaaaatctgacCTGATCTTCTTTCAAGGAAAAGCATAAGaagaataataaaacagaatggaacaaaaatactttatattaATTGTCAAGGAAAGTAAAAGATCTAGCTCTTCCCCTTTAATTATTCTAGTCAAACTTatctgaaaacaggaattaggaattttattttttttacaaaaatattttattcaagaCTTTCTGAATGGAAGGTGTTGTGCAGTTGGCTCAGTTCCAATTGCAAGACACTTGATGATGTGTTATTGGACTTCACTATGGATTGGAACAGTATACTGTACTGCAGCTGTAGCATCTGGTGGGTTTGATGTACATTAGATAGTAAGACTCACTCAGGACTGTGATGCTCTTGGCATCATAAACcataaattcacttttttttcatatcataCCACAGGATGAAAACTCAATTATTCTTCCAAGTTTCCCCTTTTCCAAATTGCATAATTGCTGATGTTTTATATGCTTAACTGTTTTTTAGGATGAAAGTTCTTCCAGTAGTGGAACAGATTCCCTAACCAGTGGAGAGATTCCAAGAAGCAGGTCAGAGGGGACTTTGCTTGATGTAGACGAGCGGACACCCTCAGACAGCTACAGTACGTGTCTTCTGCAACTTTCTGTACTAAGGCCCTCCATctaaaatctttatttctggaaaatgtcTGGGTCAGGCTGGTTGGGAGGAAGAATTGAAATCTTTAACCTTACATTAACAAATGCTGCTTAGGGTATGTTtactgggaaagagaaaagggagttCTTAGCCAAACCTTTAGCTAAATTTAGGGTTTTAAGAACCAAGACGGCAAGGTCATGTTTAGTTTGAAAACTAGAGCAAAGTTAATTTCATCTCATTACTATTTTAACCTCAAAACTAAGAAAACTTTGTCCTCCATAAGGTAGACACTTGTCTCTTAGCAACTTGTCCAAGTAGCAGATGTAACAGTGAACCTGAAACTTGCTGTGTGAGTTGAGGagcaggaattttttccttgctaACCTACTGCACCAGTAATTTTGGTGTTACCTTGGCATGAGAAAGTGTCCATCCTAGTGACTCAGGCTCTGACAGAGTTTAAGAAATATGCCCTTTaggatgggaaaagaaaaaccaaacaactccCCTTATGGTTTTTTTGGGcttaattaatttattcttttaatagaCAAAAATGATCTGACTTTAATAGCATCACAGTACAAGGAAAGCTTCATCTGGTGCTTGAGCAGCCCAGCCACATCTGGTGACTCTGGTCAAGGCTAGGTGCTCAAGTAGAAAGAGGCTGCTCCTGGGCTTAATCCCCCAGGTAGTTCACCTGGAAGGCTCTTGTCAAGACAATGTTAGAGCTTTGCAGATAGGCAGCTGGGAAGCAGGTAAATTCCACTTTGGTTCTTCCAAATTGGGAATTTTCTGGAATTGTGGAAAAGCTTCatggttttggctttttatCACAATTtgacaaatgaaacaaaaaggaaactactaacatttaatttttttttctttttgtggttgTATACACTGTCATTCTTGCACTTGAGCAATCATAAATAACCTTGGATATGGGAGGTACTATGGAAAGGGTGATAAGGAAAGCTATTGATAcgctgaaaaaataaaaataatgaatttctCTAAAAAATTTAACTCTTTGCAAGGATGTTTAAAGAAGGGATGGTATAACCTCTATATGTAGAAAAAGTAATGGCACACTGAAGTAATAGAAACCCTTAGTATAAAAAGTTGCAAATACTCTATTCATTGCAAGAAGTGTGATTCTAAATTAACCTGTAAACCAGTTTCTATGAACAATTGTCTGTACAAATTATAAGGATGTCTGTTCTTCAGAACAAATAGATATTACCGCTACTAATGagtatttttattagaaaacgTATTTAAGTATCCCCTTAAAAACCCCTATTTGTCTAACAAAAtgcaatttcagaaaaatcagcaaCTGCACAAACATTTCTCTCCAAATTTCAAATTGCACAAGACCTCATAAATTATATCAATGACTTTTTTCTAATGGAAAGCTAGTATAATAAATTCCACACACAAGGAGAGAAATTGTACATGTTCTGTTATCAACTAAATGCATGTACACTAGCATGAAAAGGAATCTCGAGTAATGCATTTATCTCTACAGtgtttgaaaaaatgaaatagtatTTCTTTAATCTTTGCAAAGAGTTcaacacaaaggaaagaaatccatGTAACTTTGTAAGAGGCCAAATATTACTCGAATATAATGATTTGAACCTTATGGAACCTTATCATATTCAATGCTAATTAATAATCGTAGGAGTTGATAATGATCTGCACATCAAAGAAGATGCTTTACATCCTTCAAAACTAATCTATTATTCAGCACTAATTTATTAGCATTCTTCTATTAAGAAAGAttcttaattaaataaatattgatattattttaaaaagtgaagaaaaagtaTAGAAATTATCTATACGTATTTCAGGTGGATAAAATTAGTCACCTCTTAGTTTAACAGACTATCAGTTGGACATGAATGGAATGTCTCAAGTCTCTGTGCATTAGgatattcttctcttttttcttttaaacagatACCAGTGAAAGTAAACTGGATTTGGATATTGACTGGTCTGGTGTATTCAAACATACCCAAACTGTTTCCAAGACTAATCCTTTCTGGAATGAACTGTCAGGCTCCAACCCTTTCATACATGACATAGCTGcttcaaatagaaataaaaatgataaatacCTTTctatcttaaaagaaaatccttatTTGTTCTCTAAAGTTTCTAGCAATAGGGACTCTTTGGCTTCCTCAGGTGATGAGCTAGATATTGATTGTCTCCTAAGAAAGACTTCAACAAGAAGATCTGGACGATCCAAGAGTGTCTCTGACTTCCTGGATATTGTTGATAACCGAAGATTTAATCCTCACAAGACAGCACCTCAAAAAACTACAGCTTCAGACATGACATGGCTTCAAAATGACCGCGAAGCCTACAAGATGGCCTGGTTGAGTCACCGACAACTCACCCGGTCTTGCCTAGATTTAGAAGCCATGAGCCACAGTCCTGGATGGGCACAAACACAAGCTACAGACATTCATGTGGTTTGTAAACTGAATCATGAAGGGGGTTCAGTACAACTACCTGACTCAGATATCAACATTCATGTCCCTGTGGGTCATGTATTACCAGGGGAATTCCAAGAAGTTGGTTTAAAGGCTATCCTTAACCCTCCATTGTCATGTAACAATGAGCTGTCTAGCACCGTAAGTCCTCTGATAGAACTTACGCTGAGCAACCTCAACACAAGCAAAGCCATTTTCCTAGAGGTGAAAGTTGCAGCTAAAGTGAAGAATGATCCACTCAGCCAAGTTATGAGTGATATTGTGtgtttttttagtttgaatAAAGAAGGGCCTTTTAAGAAGCTAGAGAATTGCTACATTTATCAGGATACCATACAAGTGAAGCTAACGGACCTAAGTCACGTGATGTATGCAGTGATTGCCatacaagcaaacaaaatccagCCTCCAGCAACTAATGTCTGGGACTACGTTCATAGAAGAGTCTCAGTTGGAATTTATGGTCCCAAATATATTCATCCATCTTTTACAGCAGTTTTTACAGTCTTTGGTCATAACTACATTCCAGGAAAACTCACAATTTGTGATAtaagaaaaggggggaaaaatatgCCTCCTGTGGTGTTTCAGCTGTGGGGAAAACATACATTTCTACTTGAAAAACCGCAAGATCTAAACATTTCTTTAGTATCCTGTGATCCAGATTTTGAAGTAAAGACGGAAAaccaaagtaaaaatattaaagaggaGGAGTTGAAAACCGGTGAAATGGTCCACCAACAATTCCCATTCTCCCTGCTCGGATGCAGGGAGatgcatttctttgttttccttgttcagATTAAAGTCTTAAAAAGTAGCCAAGTAACACAGTTCCATGTTACGACTCCTGATCCAGCTCCAAAATTAAGTGGAATTATCAATAGGCCAAAGCGCCTACAAAACCGCAAGGAAATCAAGTCCATGCCTTGGCTTTTGATACCAACAGTAAAATATCCAAAGTTTCAAGATAAAGCTTTGAGCGTTAATACTTATGGAGTGGCTTTGAAAACTGTGTTGCGTCAAAATAAGATTGACTATTTGctggaatattttaaagggGATACAATAGCACTTCTTGGTGAAGATAAAGTTAAAGCCATTGGacaaactaaaataaaagagTGGTATGTAGGAGTTCTCAGAAGAAAGATTGGCCTTGTACATTGCAAAAACATAAAAGTTATTTCCAAAGAACAAGCTATGGACACTGCTGATAGCGAGCTAACAACCAGGAATCTAGTTGAACAAATTGCATTGCCATTCAAAAAACTGACTTACATCTACTCAGTAGTTCTGTCAACAGTTTCGGAGAGTGTTTACGACTGGAGAGCTTTAGCTGAGGTGCTAGGATATTCACATATGTCTTTGGATGACTTTAATGAGGCACATATCAATAAAGAATCAGAGAGAGTTGCGCATGTTGTGAAGAGGATGAAGCAAGACTGCCAcgctaacaaaaaaaaaagactatttctTTATGAACTCATTATTGTAAGTATTGCATGAACTAACTTGCTTATTGGGAATGCATTGTCAAGAAACTGCTCAGCAGCAATGTATGAACAAGAAAACATGATTCTGCATTCTTGCAGGAATTTTCACAAACCTGAATATATTACTAAAAGTTATAGACACCTGTAGACAGAAAATGCACCCAGATTCTCGTGAAGAATAATACTTTGGCCAATTAATTCTAAAAAGTCTTCTGCTAATATTCCAGGAACCTCGCTCATTTAGTAGGTTGACTGAGTtgactttttttgctttttaaacagcCATGATTGAAAAGTTTTGTCTTTTGTCATGGTAAATTGCTCCCCTGAGCAATTCACTTTCCCGTTGGGAAGTAGTAAGTAACCTTATAGTGTGGAAActcattatatatatatttttctatgcTGTGTGTCTAACTTAGCTTCATATGTTGAAAATTGAAATCCTGATCCACATGTCGAAGGCAGGATTTTCTGTCCACACATGACAACTTCATAGTCAATGTTGTAGCAACCTATGAACAATATTGCAATTATTTCAGTATGTATTTTCATAGGCCTCATTTGTAAGCCACTGGACAACTTCTATGTGACTAAATGCTCTTATATGTGAATTAAAAGTGGGTTTATTCTAAATTCTTCCAGGTAATAAGTTGCACTCTTAACCATCCTAATTTACTTACTGATCTGTGTTCAAATTAATTTGGAATTAATGACTACTTAATACTGTCTTTGGCTCTGACTGAAAAGTCAACCAGCCTGTTAAGAGACAGAAGATAATTAAATTTCTGAtatgaaaataaagtattataaaaatgtatgtttaaaaattcacattGTAGCTATGCATCTAAAGCATATTGGTTATCCTGAATTGTAAACCTTAACAGAGTTTACTTCTCATAACCAGTCTATCCCCTGTGTTGATAGCAATTTCAGCAGGATTCAGAAAATTTTGGTAGCAGTGGCCacttaaaaatcttaaaagccTGTGTGGAATAGAACTTAGCCAGCATGAAAAACAGTGAAGTCTACCATGTCTCTGTacaaaaaggagaggggaatCTAAAGGTGAAAATTATCCAAACTTTTAATTGAATACAGTGAAACAGAATTCATTACAGAACAGGCAAAAAGTGGGGAACAATTAGATTAAGATAGAATCATATAATGATTTGCACTGGAATGCACCTTAAacatcatctcattccatcaCCCTTGTCATGGACAGGGATACATTTCACTAGACCAGGATACTTAATGTCCTGTTTTGTGAGATTTATATAATTTTGAGCTATGAAATTCCAATGAAAGTCCCTGTCCTTGCAAAGCTAGACCTAAAACTAGAAATAATTTGTGTAATTTTTGG is part of the Chiroxiphia lanceolata isolate bChiLan1 chromosome 1, bChiLan1.pri, whole genome shotgun sequence genome and encodes:
- the MACC1 gene encoding metastasis-associated in colon cancer protein 1, yielding MPHLSAVTQDESSSSSGTDSLTSGEIPRSRSEGTLLDVDERTPSDSYNTSESKLDLDIDWSGVFKHTQTVSKTNPFWNELSGSNPFIHDIAASNRNKNDKYLSILKENPYLFSKVSSNRDSLASSGDELDIDCLLRKTSTRRSGRSKSVSDFLDIVDNRRFNPHKTAPQKTTASDMTWLQNDREAYKMAWLSHRQLTRSCLDLEAMSHSPGWAQTQATDIHVVCKLNHEGGSVQLPDSDINIHVPVGHVLPGEFQEVGLKAILNPPLSCNNELSSTVSPLIELTLSNLNTSKAIFLEVKVAAKVKNDPLSQVMSDIVCFFSLNKEGPFKKLENCYIYQDTIQVKLTDLSHVMYAVIAIQANKIQPPATNVWDYVHRRVSVGIYGPKYIHPSFTAVFTVFGHNYIPGKLTICDIRKGGKNMPPVVFQLWGKHTFLLEKPQDLNISLVSCDPDFEVKTENQSKNIKEEELKTGEMVHQQFPFSLLGCREMHFFVFLVQIKVLKSSQVTQFHVTTPDPAPKLSGIINRPKRLQNRKEIKSMPWLLIPTVKYPKFQDKALSVNTYGVALKTVLRQNKIDYLLEYFKGDTIALLGEDKVKAIGQTKIKEWYVGVLRRKIGLVHCKNIKVISKEQAMDTADSELTTRNLVEQIALPFKKLTYIYSVVLSTVSESVYDWRALAEVLGYSHMSLDDFNEAHINKESERVAHVVKRMKQDCHANKKKRLFLYELIIALLKIDCQGLVARLTQDTIILTSAVKLGKNWRELAEKLARLTKQQIEAYEVPHQGKNGAVALEMMWKPAYDFLYTWAAHYGDGYRDVLQDLQSALDKMKNPVTKQWRELTGTLILVNCMEVLRASAFSKMEEEE